A window of the Cutaneotrichosporon cavernicola HIS019 DNA, chromosome: 6 genome harbors these coding sequences:
- the hus1 gene encoding uncharacterized protein (Hus1-like protein), whose protein sequence is MRFRTRISNVALLHKIVRSLAALAKVCVVRLSPDSVHFIVPGNEGRDGVQVWSQVKVPTLFDHFRIESNNNNEIWLEVNLDALLKVLRSADTSSGIANGGRGGNTTLSDADVMVKLNKLDGRPVWTFEISGRTPQGNPITITHNVTVHIISSRRQKELTEPLCPPPDLKTIVSRLGHLAEDVTLAANHNGQLDLRVKANGVQMSTTWNNLRIPTTADAEDTDPHPPEQMFSTTISIRGFQKFLTSHYVSGVAIACICEGHCVIAYVYIGGEIDEAGGVLTFFLPAKNVD, encoded by the exons ATGCGGTTCAGGACGCGCATTTCCAACGTCGCTTTATTACACA AAATCGTCCGTTccctcgctgcgctcgccaaGGTATGCGTCGTGCGCCTGAGTCCAGATTCGGTGCATTTCATCGTACCGGGGAACGAGGGGAGAGACGGCGTGCAGGTGTGGTC CCAAGTCAAAGTG CCCACGCTCTTCGACCACTTCCGCATCGAGTCGAACAACAACAATGAGATCTGGCTCGaggtcaacctcgacgcgctgctcAAGGTCTTGCGCAGCGCCGACACTTCCA gcggGATTGCGAACggtgggcgcggcggcaacACCACCCTGTCGGATGCAGACGTGATGGTCAAGCtcaacaagctcgacgGCCGGCCTGTGTGGACTTTTGAGATATCCGGAAGA ACTCCTCAAGGCAATCCAATCACCATTACGCACAACGTTACCGTCCACATCatctcgtcgcggcggcaAAAGGAACTTACTGAGCCGTTGTGTCCGCCTCCAGAT CTCAAAACAATCGTCTCGCGCCTTGGACACCTCGCGGAGGACGTCACTCTCGCTGCCAACCAT AATGGGCAGCTGGACCTGCGCGTCAAGGCGAACGGCGTCCAGATGAGCACGACCTGGAACAATCTCCGTATCCCAACTACTG ccgacgccgaggataCAGATCCTCATCCACCAGAACAGATGTTCAGCACTACCATCTCCATCCGCGGGTTCCAGAAGTTCCTGACAAGCCATTATGTCAGCGGTGTGGCCATTGCCT GCATCTGTGAAGGTCACTGCGTGATCGCGTATGTCTACATCG GAGGCGAGATTGACGAGGCTGGAGGTGTCCTAACGTTCTTCCTCCCAGCAAAGAACGTCGACTGA
- a CDS encoding uncharacterized protein (FDF): MDYTQYAGQPFQVISKLQVRYTGIFQDIDQDSQTLCLSDVFNHGTEDRQSERVLPGSNESLGWVRFHTNSILSLALVDNYVPPVSNAPVDPILASVSGPRGNHHTSPPPRGVAGLPPKPHASATSASTAMDRVQKSLSELNVDAGRPRRKTQPPAVPDAEFDFSKGNERFQKERQAHKAQEDHKEDKGQEEEAADLGEPDNKPHPSAVVQSPEVVSQDSSGKGPARKVPTYNKASFFDNISSDSSRVSRAEERHRNLDTFGEAGGDGAQAYRYGQQGGRGGMQGRGRGRGGGSGRRGGYHSTPSWAT; encoded by the exons ATGGACTACACCCAATACGCGGG CCAGCCTTTCCAGGTGATCAGCAAGCTCCAAGTCCGTTACACTGGCATCTTCCAGGACATTGACCAGGACTCGCAAACGCTGTGCCTTTCTGATG TCTTCAACCATGGCACGGAGGACCGCCAATCCGAGCGTGTCTTACCTGGATCCAACGAGAGCCTGGGATGGGTTCGCTTCCA CACAAACTCCATCCTCTCGCTGGCGCTTGTGGACAACTACGTCCCTCCCGTCTCGAACGCTCCTGTTGACCCCATCCTGGCGTCAGTC AGCGGACCTCGGGGCAACCACCACActtccccacctccccgTGGGGTTGCTGGTCTGCCCCCGAAGCCTCACGCCTCTGCTACCTCGGCCAGCACAGCCATGGACCGCGTTCAGAAGTCCTTGTCTGAACTGAACGTCGACGCGGggcgcccgcgccgcaaGACTCAACCTCCTGCTGTTCCCGATGCCGAGTTCGACTTTTCCAAGGGCAATGAGCGCTTCCAGAAAGAGCGCCAGGCGCACAAGGCGCAGGAGGACCacaaggaggacaagggccaagaggaagaggcggcCGACCTAGGCGAGCCCGACAACAAGCCTCACCCCAGCGCCGTTGTTCAATCACCAGAGGTTGTTTCCCAAGACTCGAGCGGCAAAGGCCCGGCCCGCAAGGTGCCCACATACAACAAGGCGAGCTTCTTCGACAACATCAGCTCTGACTCATCGCGAGTGAGCCGCGCCGAAGAGCGCCACCGTAACCTCGACACGTTCGGTGAGGCCGGCGGTGATGGTGCGCAGGCTTACCGCTACGGCCAGCAGGGTGGCCGTGGGGGCATGCAAgggcgtgggcgcggccgcggcggtggcagTGGCCGCAGAGGTGGGTACCACAGCACGCCGTCGTGGGCGACGTAA
- a CDS encoding uncharacterized protein (PAP2 superfamily): MHRPSDYPSTLLWLLDETHVTVTAATALAILWTQSAHCAYFAAGALGSTVVTRIIKRAIQQPRPPPPPPSTKPAPVRPKRTYGMPSTHSTALGFYFAYMWPLLPLISSTMWGERAAVTTITVLTLWSRVELGYHTVPQVVVGTTVGVICAAAWKVLWESNPAIEMQLQSLMDTVRDRALSLFF, from the exons ATGCATCGGCCATCCGATTACCCATCCACCCTTCTCTGGCTTCTGGACGAG ACACATGTAACCGTGACTGCAGCAACAGCCCTCGCGATCCTGTGGACGCAAAGCGCGCATTGCGCTTACTTTGCAGCTGGTGCCCTCGGGAGTACCGTCGTTA CACGCATAATCAAGCGGGCGATCCAACAAccgcggcctcctccgcccccGCCTAGCACTAAGCCTGCGCCAGTGCGTCCAAAGCGGACCTATGGCATGCCCTCAACCCACTCTACTGCCCTCGGCTTCTACTTTGCGTACATGTGGCCTCTACTGCCCTTGATCAGTAGCACCATGTGGGGAGAGCGCGCAGCTGTGACGACTATCACGGTGCTCACGCTCTGGAGCCGAGTCGAGCTGGGATACCACACCGTGCCGCAGGTCGTGGTTGGCACGACGGTTGGCGTGATCTGCGCTGCGGCGTGGAAGGTGTTGTGGGAGTCCAACCCCGCGATCGAGATGCAGCTGCAGTCATTGATGGACACTGTGCGCGACAGGGCCCtctcgctcttcttctGA
- the SNC2 gene encoding uncharacterized protein (Synaptobrevin): protein MLDVSSRAETTTMSSEPYDPYIPAGSSGAGPSSGGGGHPQNQKIADIQAQIDSTVDIMHQNITKVAERGERLDTLQDKTDNLAVSAQGFRRGASRVRKQMWWKDMKMRVIIGIGICVLIVIIVVPIVKAVKG, encoded by the exons ATGCTTGATGTGTCAAGCAGAGCAGAGACAA CCACAAT gtcGTCTGAGCCCTACGACCCGTACATTCCCGCTGGTTCCAGCGGCGCTGGCCCCTCTtccggcggtggcggccaCCCCCAGAACCAGAAG ATTGCGGACATCCAAGCGCAGATCGACTCGACCGTCGACATTATGCACCAGAACATTAccaaggtcgccgagcgcggcgagcgcctcgatACCCTTCAGGACAAGACTG ATAACCTCGCTGTCTCGGCCCAGGGGTTCCGGCGTGGTGCTAGTCGCGTTAGGAAGCAGATGTG GTGGAAGGACATGAAGATGCGCGTCATCATTGGCATTGGCATCTGTGTCCTCATTGTCATTATCGTCGTCCCTATCGTCAAGGC GGTCAAGGGTTGA
- a CDS encoding uncharacterized protein (TB2/DP1, HVA22 family), giving the protein MTSNKQIVSQVAIAYCVLLFLGSRNQIGRTVWVLLNLHDTLRALKDMYPNGRRIGVVTRRRRLRAALAGWIVLVAVQPITFVADTLLSWIPFYSSIKMLLVLALSFWRLESSAFLFQTLVVPVVRRYETHIDLTLLLLGSTVLLFFHFLVELPWSTMVALAKYPSRRVIRVSAYEAPVPSVDTSTATTPSRPTRPASTSTGRPSAVETQEGSKLKSFRPTSPHQPRGPHCGDGCKAWPSEGGRAVPRCGFCPLGGQSRKSSQHFYEWTGKGV; this is encoded by the exons ATGACGTCAAACAAGCAAATCGTCTCACAAGTGGCGATAGCATATTGTGTCTTGTTGTTTCTCGGCTCGAGGAACCAGATCGGTCGCACTGTCTG GGTTCTCCTCAATCTGCACGACACGCTCCGCGCGCTGAAGGACATGTATCCGAATGGGCGACGCATCGGGGTGGTcactcgtcgacgacgtctgCGCGCAGCATTGGCGGGGTGGATAGTACTC GTGGCAGTGCAACCAATCACTTTCGTGGCCGATACTCTCCTCTCCTGGATCCCGTTCTACTCGTCCATCAAGATGTTACTTGTACTGGCTCTTAGCTTCTGGAGGCTAGAG TCTTCAGCATTCCTCTTCCAGAcactcgtcgtcccagTTGTGCGGCGATACGAAACCCACATTGACCTAACCCTGCTCCTCCTGGGCTCAActgtcctcctcttcttccacTTCCTCGTCGAACTCCCGTGGAGTACAATGGTTGCGTTGGCCAAGTACCCGTCTCGCCGGGTTATACGCGTGTCGGCGTACGAAGCGCCTGTGCCGAGTGTCGACACCTCAACAGCGACCACCCCTTCTCGCCCCACTCGTCctgcctccacctccacagGGCGCCCTTCCGCAGTGGAGACACAGGAGGGATCCAAGTTGAAGAGCTTTCGGCCCACTTCCCCTCACCAACCCCGCGGCCCTC ACTGCGGCGACGGTTGCAAAGCATGGCCGAGTGAGGGCGGCCGCGCAGTCCCTCGATGTGGCTTCTGCCCCCTCGGCGGCCAATCGCGAAAGTCATCGCAGCACTTCTACGAATGGACGGGGAAAGGCGTCTGA
- the GRR1 gene encoding uncharacterized protein (Leucine Rich repeat), which produces MELLISILQYLPSSRDVLSAMLVSKSWCVAAYPLIWQRPSLSSISQFAGFVRALGRANPLLPYPTTVRRLVFNSFARHLTDEVFGSITACQHLERLTLPGATHLSTVILLEVLGQLPELVSIDLSGMDAVDDNVVMKIANSCPQLQGLNLSKCKRIGDEGIMVVAQELSALRRIKLNGCHRLTDRAIVALSRHCPHLLELDLAGVPQLTNDSTISIFLNAKSLRELRMNDNKTVSAGAIPDLEALSRADDSTIFDSVGAYPWYLVDKPFPKACSRTSPRPPAMDPALVRPVTVKFDQLRIVDLTSCTGLTDQDVDHLVYNAPQLRTLILAKCTNLTDFAVESISRLGKFLHYLHLGHVRNITDDAILRLSKSCTRLRYLDVANCAHLTDASVIALATSLPKLRRIGLVKVTNVTDKGILPLGERGATLERIHLSYCEKITVRAIVELLNKLPLLTHLSLTGINCFKVPELQQFCRAAPENFTIHQRASFCVFSGSGVASLRNYLNAQAVGSDGPEGTSARGGSGPSSSSIVLAGPPVSSTAAQWIGVQDRRFVEDPATESSSREGTRHRALRPNPTSRHDPEMLNLVREFVGTSMSNDTGHVHDDYPSDSLPGTSRSQPTSSDPPQNQPHDCVNPSSSRGRRSSRAD; this is translated from the exons ATGGAGCTTCTCATCTCG ATCTTGCAATATCTCCCATCCTCGCGTGACGTCCTATCCGCCATGCTCGTGTCCAAGTCATGGTGCGTCGCGGCGTATCCTCTGATCTGGCAACGGCCTTCACTCTCCTCGATATCTCAGTTTGCGGGCTTCGTCCGCGCACTTGGCAGGGCAAATCCCCTCCTTCCGTATCCAACCACCGTGAGGAGACTGGTCTTCAACTCATTCGCTCGTCACCTTACCGATGAAGTGTTCGGGAGTATCACCGCCTGTCAGCACCTTGAGCGGCTCACACTTCCGGGTGCAACGCATTTGTCCACTGTGATCCTGCTAGAGGTGCTGGGTCAGCTTCCAGAGCTGGTCTCGATCGACTTGAGCGGGATGGATGCTGTCGACGACAATGTGGTCATGAAGATTGCGAACAGCTGCCCTCAGCTGCAAGGTCTGAACTTATCCAAATGCAAGCGGATAGGTGACGAAGGGATTATGGTCGTGGCACAAGAGTTGTCTGCGCTTCGGCGG ATTAAGCTTAATGGCTGCCATAGACTCACCGACCGTGCCATCGTTGCTCTGTCTCGCCACTGCCCTCATCTTTTGGAGCTCGACTTGGCTGGAGTGCCCCAGCTGACGAACGACTCGACGATCAGCATCTTTCTCAACGCAAAGTCACTCCGAGAGCTGAGGATGAACGACAACAAGACCGTGTCCGCTGGCGCCATTCCAGATCTGGAAGCCCTGTCTCGTGCCGATGACTCTACAATATTCGACAGCGTCGGCGCCTATCCGTGGTATCTGGTGGACAAGCCGTTCCCAAAGgcgtgctcaaggacgtcgcCCCGTCCGCCGGCGATGGACCCAGCACTAGTCCGGCCCGTCACCGTCAAGTTCGACCAGCTGCGGATTGTGGACCTCACGAGCTGCACAGGCTTGACAGATCAGGACGTTGACCACCTTGTCTACAACGCGCCACAACTTCGCACCTTGATATTGGCCAAGTGCACCAACTTGACCGACTTCGCCGTGGAGAGCATTTCACGACTCGGCAAGTTCCTTCACTACCTCCATCTTGGACACGTTAGGAA CATCACAGACGATGCGAtcttgaggttgagcaAGTCGTGCACCCGGCTGCGCTATCTTGACGTCGCGAACTGTGCCCACCTGACAGACGCGAGCGTCATCGCCTTGGCAACCAGCCTCCCGAAGCTGCGCCGGATTGGCCTGGTCAAG GTGACCAATGTGACCGACAAGGGCATCCTCCCTCTCGGCGAACGCGGCGCTACGCTTGAGCGTATCCACCTCTCCTACTGCGAGAAGATCACAGTCAGGGCGatcgtcgagctgctcaacAAGCTGCCCCTTCTAACACATCTTAGCTTGACCGGCATCAACTGCTTCAAGGTGCCAGAGCTGCAGCAGTTCTGTCGCGCAGCGCCCGAG AACTTTACGATTCACCAACGCGCCTCGTTTTGCGTGTTCTCAGGCTCAGGCGTGGCCTCGCTGCGCAACTACCTTAATGCTCAGGCGGTAGGAAGCGACGGTCCGGAGGGAACCTCGGCTCGCGGAGGCTCAGGcccatcttcctcatcaATCGTACTTGCTGGCCCGCCCGTGTCCTCGACTGCCGCTCAGTGGATTGGCGTGCAAGATCGCAGATTCGTCGAAGACCCGGCCACAGAAAGCTCGTCGAGAGAGGGGACGCGGCATCGAGCGCTTAGGCCCAATCCGACATCAAGACACGATCCCGAGATGCTGAATCTGGTACGCGAGTTTGTTGGCACGTCGATGAGTAACGACACTGGCCACGTCCACGATGACTACCCCAGCGACAGCCTGCCTGGCACGTCTCGTTCCCAGCCGACCAGTTCT GACCCGCCGCAGAATCAACCCCACGATTGCGTAAAcccaagctcgagcagaGGCCGTCGTTCGAGCAGAGCAGATTAG